AATTCTGCCCATCTTCGTATATGTCCAACAGCCTGAAACCTGCCTGTAGCTGCCCACCGATCTGCTCTTCCAGGCTGTGGCTGAACTCCAATGGACTGTCTTCTCCGAACTCGCGCTGGCGTTGCTCTTCAGTCAGCCTGGTGGCATCATATGGAAGCGAGTACTTCACTTCGAAAACGCCTTGCTCTGCTTTGGGGAAATCGAAGATGAAATTACATGGGTTATCGAAACCAGCCAGCAGGACACCTCCCTTGCGCAAGACACGGAAAGCTTCCCGCCACACTGGCAACACCTCCGGGCAGAAGACGTTCGATACCGGGTGTAAGATAAGGTCAAAGCATTCATTTCCAAACGCTGAAAGGTCGCGCATATCGCCTTCTACGGTTACAAGCTTCAATCCCTCCCGCCGGGCGACCATACGGTCTTGTTCCAGCTGCCGGGGTGAAAGGTCGAAGACAGTCACGTTTGCACCCAGTGAAGCAAAGATCGGTCCCTGCTGACCACCCCCGGAAGCCAGGCAGAGGATATCCAGGCCGCGCAGATCATCCGGGAACCAGCGGCGCGGTACAGGTTTTTGTTCGGTCAGTAAAACCGACCATTCGCCTTGCCGAGCCGCGGCGATGATCTCTGGGCTGCAGGGGATCGTCCAGGGATTGCCCAGTTCCACCTGCTTATCCCATCGTTTTCGATTGATTGAACTTACATCCATTTCAAACATCCTTTTCATAAGTTCCCAGGTGGTAAACCACCTGAAAACCCAGTGATTCATAAAACTTGATCGCAGTTGGGTTATCCTCATAAGTTGAGACAATGGCTTGCTTCATGCCATACGCTTGCAACCTGCGCAGCCCTTCCTGCATGACTGCCCTTCCCAGCCCTTTACGCTGAAAATTGGGGTGCGTCCCCACCGGCTCAAACAGGCCCACGAGGTTCTCCGCATCCAGCCAGATAATGCCAAATGCGCCTACCTGTCCATCCTGTGCGACTGCGACGATATCGTGGTCTCGGTCATACACGGGCGATCGCATGAAGCTCCTGAATCGCCCCTCGTAGTGTTCGAAAGGTGCCAGCGAAGCGAACGCCCCATACTGGGCGCGAGCCCGGGCGTTCACTTCAGGCTCTCCCATGCAGCTGCGAACATCGAAACCGACCGGCGTATCCAGGGTCTGGA
Above is a genomic segment from Anaerolineales bacterium containing:
- a CDS encoding SAM-dependent methyltransferase, with product MDVSSINRKRWDKQVELGNPWTIPCSPEIIAAARQGEWSVLLTEQKPVPRRWFPDDLRGLDILCLASGGGQQGPIFASLGANVTVFDLSPRQLEQDRMVARREGLKLVTVEGDMRDLSAFGNECFDLILHPVSNVFCPEVLPVWREAFRVLRKGGVLLAGFDNPCNFIFDFPKAEQGVFEVKYSLPYDATRLTEEQRQREFGEDSPLEFSHSLEEQIGGQLQAGFRLLDIYEDGQNSPLGKFMPGYIATRAVKPSS